One part of the Enterococcus sp. DIV1094 genome encodes these proteins:
- a CDS encoding WxL domain-containing protein: MKRKIKWLLLFALLLVFASPPRNRASSVDGEKKSAIKVQIIEPEIYLSEVIPPTFNRYPVQQTDIERQADRDLVIEVVDNRSGKNGWKLDYSLSAFKNEQEYAAKLSMKNGRLTAEGPTDYQVNDIEDIGNGETQELVKVNQGTKQTYRLVIPKENILLHVPANSPSGTYKAIQTVNLVNVVADVD, translated from the coding sequence ATGAAGCGTAAAATCAAATGGCTGCTTTTATTTGCCTTACTGCTGGTATTTGCTTCACCTCCAAGGAATCGAGCATCGTCTGTTGATGGGGAGAAAAAATCAGCCATAAAGGTTCAAATCATTGAACCAGAAATTTATCTAAGCGAAGTTATACCGCCAACCTTTAATCGTTACCCAGTCCAACAAACGGACATTGAACGACAGGCTGACCGTGATCTAGTGATCGAAGTGGTGGATAATCGTAGTGGGAAAAATGGTTGGAAACTCGACTATTCATTATCTGCTTTTAAAAATGAGCAGGAATATGCAGCAAAGCTCTCCATGAAAAATGGCCGTTTGACTGCGGAAGGGCCAACCGATTATCAAGTTAATGATATTGAGGATATCGGTAATGGCGAAACGCAAGAGCTCGTCAAAGTAAACCAAGGAACGAAACAAACGTATCGATTGGTCATCCCAAAAGAAAATATCTTGTTACACGTTCCTGCCAATAGCCCAAGTGGCACCTATAAAGCGATACAGACGGTCAACCTCGTAAATGTGGTTGCCGATGTAGATTAA
- a CDS encoding L-ribulose-5-phosphate 4-epimerase, protein MLESLKESVYQANLALPKQGLIKYTWGNVSAFDRETGYFVIKPSGVSYEEMKAEDMVVVDLDNRVIEGELNPSSDTPTHAVLYKQFPEIGGICHTHSTWATIWAQAGIDLPAMGTTHADTFYGSVPCARFLTQAEIDSGYEHETGNVIIETFEQRNIDIMAIPGVLLHGHGPFTWGKDASQAVMNAVVLDEVAKMNLFTRQLNSFSEALPQRILDKHYLRKHGKDAYYGQKNK, encoded by the coding sequence ATGTTAGAAAGTCTGAAAGAATCGGTTTACCAAGCTAATTTGGCTCTACCAAAACAAGGATTGATCAAGTATACATGGGGAAATGTCAGTGCGTTTGATCGTGAAACCGGGTATTTCGTCATCAAGCCTAGTGGCGTGAGCTATGAAGAAATGAAAGCAGAAGATATGGTCGTGGTCGATTTGGATAATCGAGTCATTGAGGGTGAATTGAATCCTTCCTCCGATACACCGACCCACGCAGTTCTTTACAAACAATTTCCTGAAATCGGTGGCATCTGTCATACTCATTCGACATGGGCGACGATTTGGGCGCAAGCAGGTATTGATTTACCGGCAATGGGAACGACTCATGCGGATACTTTTTATGGAAGTGTTCCTTGTGCCAGATTTTTAACGCAAGCCGAAATCGATAGTGGCTATGAACACGAAACCGGTAATGTGATCATTGAAACATTTGAACAGCGAAACATCGACATCATGGCGATCCCAGGCGTTTTATTACATGGTCATGGACCGTTTACTTGGGGCAAAGATGCCTCTCAAGCAGTGATGAATGCAGTGGTCTTAGATGAAGTGGCAAAAATGAACTTGTTTACTCGCCAGCTGAATAGTTTTTCAGAAGCTTTGCCACAACGAATATTGGATAAACATTATTTACGGAAACACGGTAAAGATGCATATTATGGGCAAAAAAATAAATAA
- a CDS encoding LPXTG cell wall anchor domain-containing protein, producing the protein MHRITTTLLLLLSFVLLTGFMRTVPVFADEIVASDQQEIQFELYEKDEVVPTGNDGSGNAISQIGGMLPKTGSLLYGTSAFLGTLLIGFVGLMYLSRRQKK; encoded by the coding sequence ATGCACCGAATAACTACAACTCTTTTGTTACTGCTGAGTTTTGTTCTGTTAACTGGCTTTATGCGGACGGTTCCTGTATTTGCAGATGAGATCGTCGCATCGGATCAGCAAGAAATCCAGTTTGAATTATATGAAAAAGACGAAGTGGTGCCCACAGGAAATGATGGATCAGGTAATGCCATCTCGCAAATTGGTGGAATGCTTCCTAAAACAGGTAGTTTATTGTATGGAACGTCTGCTTTCCTTGGAACACTACTCATTGGTTTTGTTGGCTTGATGTATCTTTCAAGGAGGCAGAAGAAATGA
- a CDS encoding lectin-like domain-containing protein: MEILKNQKRISRLFCTSLVLFFLFIFGGVYSPTFADTEQSYSTKPLAQNEEVALYLEETTKGIQFRVEKSVPETLQFEVTLLDEKGTRMPLFVDEAPLSEKQLLTEDQVASLYFTKTAEPLRLFIKYKTIDQSFKDLTPQEGQLFQLAQQEADTESNDTETDQTETTSSSTQESKPTEESQVNEESQTAVSESQAEEEQPETSSERQSFARAALARATGTGSQYVPPGAIPISGAFAAPNGGAVVSNVTNTNDNGGKPFSQISLSGSNNWTSIWSNDAYRLDFTKSFSQRVYVNFGTQQADGVAFVMHNDARKTTALTSSRAVGVDGQNLGVYGATGGYYELLAQRTPETTAIKNSVAVEFDMYANDAVTGRTRYDAQIPAGSTPHMAYTFPGNLSRTYQPVNGLNADLGPNDWFTLTIANSGRIKHNSLIPLNGAVSTNVQDGTWYEFNYNFDSTTRNFTYSFRNPVNGTKTADTTIPWADLNSELQLSANNNRAYWGFTAANGAVSGQVRFAFTQPPIPIGASVTSQVLDSANNSVTVPSTDTSKSKYLISEQPAKIQSTIKVSAGEAALNATRWTTVLDAKAINLATNASLTPTITKTTAAGVTTTIAPANLSTVVTNNATTGVINVITTIANNAINLNPGDSATLSYSAPTKTLSADVLTSYGGAVLANPVGTTPNDTTNVTYYGDTVYYWVRKTDQFTSLSWENVNTVTNFSETLDISSNRDPGYKKTFYWKDLDTGDKLSFKVRKGTSYLTDVPIADVTTNGSTGFNANTQLTIPTKYFDYGDNRFVIEVYSSGKLTKPEEPAASLNLTVTYTGELRLDKVPTNLKWTSRTVRQSKGILARDAGNQMDLKVWDSRDPRTTKDWSIGLSIVSGTNAPFSFVWKTSPTSEAQKLSTSPIKVFDSRGVAPSGYEYTMSMDENTGILLNSPNLLSVGDYSGRATASWKLYNTATIE; the protein is encoded by the coding sequence ATGGAAATACTGAAAAACCAAAAGAGGATTTCGAGGCTTTTTTGTACATCGTTAGTGCTTTTTTTCTTATTCATATTTGGAGGCGTTTACTCCCCTACTTTCGCGGATACGGAACAAAGTTACTCCACGAAACCGTTAGCGCAAAATGAAGAAGTCGCACTTTATCTTGAAGAGACAACTAAAGGTATACAGTTTCGCGTAGAAAAAAGTGTACCAGAAACGTTGCAATTTGAGGTTACTCTCCTTGATGAAAAAGGAACGAGGATGCCGCTTTTCGTAGATGAAGCACCATTGTCGGAAAAGCAGTTACTCACAGAAGATCAAGTTGCTTCGCTGTACTTTACAAAGACGGCTGAACCTTTACGACTGTTTATCAAGTATAAGACCATAGATCAATCCTTTAAGGACTTGACACCGCAAGAAGGACAACTATTTCAGTTAGCTCAACAGGAAGCTGACACCGAATCAAATGATACCGAAACTGACCAAACGGAAACAACGAGTAGTAGCACGCAAGAAAGTAAACCAACTGAAGAGAGTCAAGTAAATGAAGAGTCGCAAACAGCTGTAAGTGAATCACAAGCAGAGGAAGAGCAACCCGAGACTTCTTCGGAACGGCAATCTTTTGCAAGAGCAGCTTTAGCTCGTGCGACCGGTACTGGTTCTCAGTATGTCCCACCTGGTGCGATTCCTATCAGTGGCGCATTTGCAGCTCCGAATGGTGGGGCGGTGGTATCGAATGTCACGAATACGAATGATAATGGCGGGAAACCTTTCTCACAAATTTCTCTTTCAGGTAGTAATAACTGGACATCGATTTGGTCGAATGATGCCTATCGATTAGATTTTACAAAATCATTTTCACAACGTGTGTATGTCAATTTTGGGACGCAGCAAGCAGATGGCGTCGCCTTCGTGATGCATAATGACGCTCGAAAAACAACTGCTTTAACGAGTTCTCGAGCGGTAGGTGTCGATGGACAGAACTTGGGTGTCTATGGTGCGACCGGTGGATATTATGAATTGTTAGCGCAACGAACCCCTGAGACAACCGCAATCAAAAACTCTGTTGCTGTTGAATTTGATATGTACGCCAATGATGCAGTGACTGGTAGAACTCGTTATGATGCGCAGATACCTGCTGGAAGTACCCCTCACATGGCTTATACGTTTCCAGGAAATTTGAGTCGAACGTATCAGCCCGTGAATGGCCTGAATGCAGATCTAGGTCCGAATGATTGGTTTACTTTGACGATCGCCAATTCGGGTCGGATCAAACATAATAGCTTGATCCCACTAAATGGGGCAGTCAGCACCAATGTACAAGATGGTACGTGGTATGAGTTCAATTACAATTTTGACAGTACTACCCGTAATTTTACCTATTCTTTCAGAAATCCGGTAAATGGCACAAAAACAGCTGACACGACGATCCCTTGGGCAGATTTGAATTCAGAATTGCAATTATCAGCTAATAATAATCGTGCCTATTGGGGATTTACAGCGGCGAATGGTGCTGTTTCTGGGCAAGTACGTTTCGCTTTTACTCAACCGCCCATACCAATTGGCGCCTCTGTGACAAGCCAAGTATTGGACAGTGCCAATAATTCTGTGACTGTCCCAAGTACGGATACGAGTAAAAGTAAGTACCTGATTAGTGAGCAGCCAGCAAAGATCCAATCAACAATCAAGGTCAGTGCTGGAGAAGCTGCATTGAATGCGACGAGATGGACGACGGTTCTTGATGCAAAAGCCATCAATTTAGCCACGAATGCAAGTTTGACACCTACTATCACAAAGACAACTGCCGCCGGTGTGACGACAACGATTGCACCAGCTAACTTATCGACAGTCGTCACCAACAATGCAACGACTGGTGTGATCAACGTAATAACAACGATTGCCAATAATGCCATCAATCTGAATCCAGGTGATTCTGCGACACTCAGCTATTCTGCACCAACCAAAACACTCTCCGCGGATGTCTTGACGAGTTATGGAGGGGCAGTGTTAGCCAATCCAGTAGGGACTACGCCGAATGATACAACAAATGTCACTTACTATGGAGATACAGTCTATTATTGGGTTCGTAAAACCGATCAGTTCACTTCGCTTTCTTGGGAAAATGTCAATACTGTGACAAATTTTAGTGAAACATTGGATATCTCATCCAATCGTGATCCGGGTTATAAGAAAACATTTTATTGGAAAGATTTGGATACAGGCGATAAGTTGAGCTTTAAGGTCAGAAAAGGAACGAGTTATTTAACGGATGTGCCAATAGCCGATGTCACGACGAACGGTTCAACAGGATTTAACGCAAATACACAATTAACGATTCCTACAAAATATTTTGATTATGGTGATAACCGTTTCGTGATCGAAGTTTACTCTTCAGGGAAACTGACGAAACCAGAGGAACCAGCGGCTTCATTGAATCTAACAGTTACTTACACTGGAGAATTAAGACTTGATAAAGTACCAACTAATTTAAAATGGACGAGTCGAACCGTTCGGCAAAGTAAAGGCATACTGGCTCGTGATGCGGGGAATCAAATGGATCTGAAAGTATGGGATTCGAGAGATCCACGAACAACGAAAGATTGGTCGATCGGTCTTTCCATTGTGAGTGGGACGAACGCGCCGTTCTCCTTCGTCTGGAAAACTAGTCCAACGAGTGAAGCACAAAAATTAAGCACATCGCCTATCAAAGTGTTCGATTCTCGCGGTGTGGCACCTAGTGGTTATGAATACACGATGAGTATGGATGAAAATACAGGTATTTTACTGAATAGTCCAAATCTCCTATCTGTCGGAGACTATAGTGGACGAGCGACAGCCAGTTGGAAGCTTTATAACACCGCTACGATCGAATAA
- a CDS encoding FGGY-family carbohydrate kinase: METKETRLKRKEAIQTGQTALGIELGSTRIKAVLIDHNYEPIASGSYDWENQLENGIWTYSLDEIWKGLQTSYQKLAAAVSEEYDTPLTTIGAIGFSAMMHGYLAFDQEDELLVPFRTWRNAITAEAEEKLSQAFQYTIPQRWSIAHLYQAILNKEAHVNDLSYFTTLAGYIHWQLTGQKVLGVGDASGMFPIDPQTKRYDAEKLAIFDRLAKTEGFLQPVETLLPEIRLAGEVAGMLTEKGARLLDRSGQLEAGIPICPPEGDAGTGMVATNSVGLRTGNVSAGTSAFAMIVLDKELVNVHPEIDQVTTPDGSPVAMVHTNNCSSEINAWVKIFKEFSESLGVTIDSQQIYETLFLKALQADADCGGLLSFGYHSGENITKMEQGRPLFVRRPDSKFDLANFMRMHLSSAFGAMRLGMEILKSEQITIDRLVAHGGIFKTPKAAQTILASAMEAPVTVMETAGEGGAWGIALLAAYLQKAETMSLEEFLAQHVFLNSEGITIKPTEADLKGYERFIALYEKGLPIEASAIVSMEEGVKKC, from the coding sequence ATCGAAACAAAAGAAACTAGGTTGAAACGAAAAGAAGCGATTCAAACTGGGCAAACCGCACTAGGTATCGAGTTAGGTTCGACCAGAATCAAAGCAGTACTGATCGATCACAACTATGAACCAATCGCATCTGGTAGTTATGACTGGGAGAATCAGTTGGAAAATGGGATTTGGACCTATTCGCTTGACGAGATTTGGAAGGGGTTACAAACAAGCTATCAGAAACTAGCCGCAGCTGTATCCGAGGAGTATGATACACCTTTGACCACGATCGGTGCGATCGGTTTTAGTGCAATGATGCATGGTTACTTGGCATTCGACCAAGAGGATGAATTACTTGTACCGTTTCGTACGTGGCGCAATGCGATCACCGCAGAGGCGGAAGAAAAACTAAGTCAAGCGTTTCAGTATACGATTCCCCAACGTTGGAGCATTGCCCATTTATATCAAGCAATCTTAAATAAAGAAGCTCATGTAAATGATCTTAGTTACTTTACTACTTTGGCGGGATATATCCACTGGCAGTTGACCGGACAAAAAGTATTAGGTGTTGGAGATGCCTCAGGGATGTTTCCAATCGATCCTCAAACGAAAAGGTATGATGCAGAAAAGCTTGCGATTTTTGATCGCTTAGCAAAAACAGAAGGATTCTTACAACCTGTAGAAACACTTCTTCCCGAGATTCGTTTGGCTGGTGAAGTTGCAGGAATGCTGACCGAAAAGGGAGCAAGACTTTTAGATCGATCTGGTCAGTTGGAAGCAGGTATTCCTATTTGTCCGCCTGAAGGAGATGCAGGTACTGGTATGGTGGCGACGAATAGTGTTGGACTACGCACAGGGAACGTGTCAGCCGGAACTTCGGCATTTGCGATGATCGTATTAGACAAAGAGCTAGTCAATGTCCATCCAGAGATCGATCAAGTAACGACACCTGACGGAAGTCCAGTGGCGATGGTGCATACAAATAATTGCTCTTCAGAAATCAACGCATGGGTCAAGATCTTCAAAGAATTCAGTGAGAGTCTTGGCGTGACGATCGACAGCCAACAAATTTACGAGACACTATTTTTGAAAGCGCTACAGGCGGATGCGGACTGCGGAGGGCTACTAAGCTTTGGTTATCATTCAGGAGAAAATATCACAAAAATGGAACAAGGGAGACCGTTGTTCGTTAGACGCCCCGATAGCAAGTTTGATCTTGCGAATTTTATGCGGATGCATCTTTCTAGTGCATTTGGCGCCATGCGTCTAGGAATGGAGATCCTTAAATCTGAACAAATCACGATCGATCGTTTAGTTGCCCACGGAGGAATTTTTAAAACGCCAAAAGCGGCTCAAACAATTTTAGCTTCAGCGATGGAAGCACCTGTCACAGTTATGGAAACAGCTGGAGAAGGCGGTGCTTGGGGAATCGCCCTATTAGCAGCATATCTGCAAAAAGCAGAAACGATGTCGTTGGAAGAATTTTTAGCACAGCATGTATTTTTAAATAGTGAAGGCATAACGATCAAACCGACAGAGGCAGATTTAAAGGGGTATGAACGATTTATTGCGTTGTATGAAAAAGGATTGCCGATTGAAGCCTCTGCCATCGTATCAATGGAAGAAGGAGTGAAGAAATGTTAG
- the araA gene encoding L-arabinose isomerase: MLSISKKEFWFVVGSQHLYGEEALAQVKKNAETIVTALNDQQTLPYPIILKELAVTADTITSIMKEANYQEQVAGVITWMHTFSPAKMWIRGTQLLQKPLLHLATQFNESIPWETIDMDFMNLNQAAHGDREYGFINARLNKKNEIVVGHWQSEEVQRKISDWMNVAVAYNESFSIKVARFGDNMRNVAVTEGDKVEAQIQFGWVVDYYGIGDLVQVIDAVTEEEVETLFEEYKKLYEFDYADYDNETWEAHVKVQAKQEIGIRRFLEAGNYNAFTTNFEDLYGMQQLPGLAVQRLMAEGYGFAGEGDWKTAALDRLLKIMAQNENTGFMEDYTYELTPGKEAILQSHMMEVDPTLAVNRPKIVVSPLSMGDREDPARLVFDGKAGDGVVVSMADFGTHYKLLINEVEAFEPTEDAPHLPVARVLWKVKPNFHEGVGAWIRTGGGHHTVVSLNLTTEQIQTWARLVDLEDIVIK; encoded by the coding sequence ATGTTATCGATCAGTAAAAAAGAATTTTGGTTTGTCGTAGGGTCACAACATCTCTACGGAGAAGAAGCGTTAGCGCAGGTCAAAAAGAATGCGGAGACGATCGTCACTGCACTGAATGATCAACAAACGTTACCTTACCCGATCATACTAAAAGAATTAGCAGTGACTGCGGACACGATCACCTCGATCATGAAAGAAGCAAATTACCAAGAGCAAGTAGCGGGTGTGATCACTTGGATGCACACGTTCTCCCCAGCAAAAATGTGGATTCGTGGTACTCAACTATTACAAAAACCACTGTTACATTTAGCTACTCAATTTAATGAAAGTATTCCATGGGAAACCATCGATATGGATTTTATGAACTTGAATCAAGCGGCACATGGGGATCGGGAATATGGATTTATCAATGCGCGCCTCAATAAGAAAAATGAGATCGTAGTAGGTCACTGGCAATCTGAAGAGGTTCAACGAAAAATCTCGGATTGGATGAATGTGGCTGTGGCTTATAATGAAAGCTTTTCGATCAAGGTCGCTCGTTTTGGTGACAATATGCGTAACGTGGCTGTGACTGAAGGAGACAAAGTAGAAGCGCAGATCCAATTTGGCTGGGTAGTCGATTATTATGGGATCGGTGACTTGGTCCAAGTGATTGATGCGGTCACTGAAGAAGAGGTCGAGACATTATTTGAAGAATACAAAAAGCTTTATGAATTTGATTATGCTGATTATGACAATGAGACATGGGAAGCGCATGTCAAAGTGCAAGCGAAACAAGAAATCGGCATCAGACGTTTCTTGGAAGCGGGCAATTACAATGCCTTTACAACCAACTTTGAAGACCTTTACGGTATGCAGCAATTGCCTGGTTTAGCTGTTCAACGATTGATGGCAGAAGGGTATGGATTTGCTGGAGAAGGCGATTGGAAAACAGCCGCTTTAGATCGTTTACTAAAAATCATGGCTCAAAATGAAAATACAGGGTTCATGGAGGACTATACGTATGAATTGACGCCTGGAAAAGAAGCGATCCTACAATCACATATGATGGAAGTTGATCCTACGTTGGCAGTCAATCGACCAAAAATCGTTGTTTCACCATTATCAATGGGTGATCGAGAAGATCCGGCTCGTCTTGTCTTTGATGGTAAAGCCGGCGATGGCGTGGTAGTGTCTATGGCGGATTTTGGCACACATTACAAATTATTGATCAACGAGGTTGAAGCATTCGAACCAACGGAAGATGCGCCACATCTGCCAGTCGCACGAGTACTATGGAAAGTCAAACCGAATTTCCACGAGGGTGTCGGTGCGTGGATCCGAACAGGCGGTGGCCACCATACGGTCGTGTCATTGAACCTCACTACGGAGCAAATCCAAACATGGGCTCGCTTAGTTGATCTAGAAGATATTGTAATCAAATAG
- a CDS encoding DUF916 and DUF3324 domain-containing protein, whose protein sequence is MRKISLVICFLFAFCFPLVAEAETETDAEVGFHIKAIIPDNQVDKKLTYFDLRLESGQKQTIKFLIENTSNEESTYKISVNQAYTNDQGFIDYTQPADNQEIPEEFQISKIAKVPESITLAGGKSQEVSIDLTMPEKEFDGQILSAIHVMKEGQAEQEGQIVNNYGYVLGLKLTNNENEVQRKLELEDIEPAISFGKTSVVATLKNPTMDAIGHLKYNAEVKNAAGETVKEVSYDKDMQMAPLSTYRFAIDWDNERLEAGDYSLHLTVADAKDNEWEFDREFTISENEAKEVNKVAITEVNQQSIPTWVYVVVGVLLGIIILLLIYFLFIRNKKKEE, encoded by the coding sequence ATGAGAAAAATTAGTTTAGTCATTTGTTTCTTGTTTGCTTTTTGCTTTCCCTTAGTCGCTGAGGCAGAAACAGAGACGGATGCAGAAGTGGGCTTTCATATCAAAGCAATTATTCCCGATAATCAAGTCGATAAAAAATTAACTTATTTTGATCTACGTTTAGAATCTGGTCAAAAACAAACAATCAAGTTTCTTATAGAGAATACATCGAATGAAGAGTCGACTTATAAAATCTCAGTAAATCAAGCGTACACGAATGACCAAGGGTTTATTGATTACACGCAACCAGCGGATAATCAAGAGATACCAGAGGAATTTCAAATAAGCAAGATCGCTAAAGTGCCGGAGAGTATCACTTTAGCGGGTGGCAAGTCACAAGAAGTGAGTATAGATCTCACAATGCCTGAAAAAGAATTCGACGGTCAAATCTTGTCAGCGATCCATGTCATGAAAGAAGGACAAGCTGAACAAGAGGGTCAAATCGTCAATAATTATGGCTATGTTTTAGGATTGAAACTAACGAATAATGAGAATGAAGTACAAAGAAAGCTTGAACTGGAAGACATCGAACCAGCGATTTCATTTGGAAAAACAAGTGTTGTAGCAACGTTGAAGAATCCAACAATGGATGCAATCGGTCATTTGAAATATAATGCTGAAGTGAAAAATGCAGCGGGGGAAACAGTAAAAGAAGTATCCTACGACAAAGATATGCAAATGGCCCCCTTATCAACGTATCGATTTGCGATCGACTGGGACAATGAACGTTTAGAAGCAGGAGATTATTCTTTGCATTTGACAGTCGCTGATGCAAAAGACAATGAGTGGGAATTTGATCGCGAGTTTACGATCAGTGAAAATGAAGCGAAAGAAGTGAATAAGGTAGCGATCACTGAAGTCAATCAACAATCGATCCCAACTTGGGTATATGTAGTTGTCGGTGTGTTACTTGGAATAATCATTCTCTTGCTGATCTATTTTCTATTCATACGTAATAAGAAAAAAGAAGAATAA